The Candidatus Zixiibacteriota bacterium genome includes the window TTTACCGCTTCAACAAAGGCCACCTCATTGGCTCCGTCCGTGTTACCGGTCTCGAGTGAAATATCGATGACTTTGACCAGACGCTCCGGAGTGTAACCCAACGCGTCGGCAATACCTCGGCCCTTTCTGGTCAACACTGAGTTGTCGATTCCCATCGGGCAAAATGTGGCGCAGCGACGGCATCCGGTACATTCGTAAAATGCGGTCACCCATTTTTCCATATCGCCCTCAAAATCCTCGGCGCCGACAAAAGAACCAAACATTTTTCCGGAAAGTGTTTTGTGCTTTTTGAATACTGAACGGATTAAATCCGAGCGAATTGATGGATTGCGCAGTTTGGTGGGGTCGCCTTGATAAACCGGGCACTGGTCGGCGCAGGTGCCGCACCGGGCACACATTTCCATATATAATTTCAACACCCGAGGGCCATTATCAATTCCCTTACACGCTTCAATTACTTTTTCCCGTAGTCCTTCAGTTATTTTTGGTTTGGCGCTGGTTTTTTTCTCGACATTTTTATTCGATTCTGAGGTCCTTAATTGTGCCACAACTCGTTTCCTTTCTTATGATTTCTGAATCAGGGTTTGGGTGAAGAAGATGCCGCCAAAATGCAATATTTTACTAAATGGTATATAGATCACCAGTATTTGAACCAGGAAGAAATGAACAAGGAACATTGCATTTTGAGGGATTGTGGCCTCGGTCGCCGAAAGCGAAAATATACCGGAGAAATAGACGCGCGTTAATTCAAGGTCGAAATGAGCTCCGAAGCGCATTAAATTACCGGTAATGAGAATGGCCAGAACGAATATCAACGCCAGGTAATCAGACGGCAATGATATTTCGCGAACTCGTATCGATGACATCCTTCGTAGAATCAAGATAAAAGCCGCCAGCATGATTACAATACCGGCGATACCGCCCGAAACCGAGCTCATGGTGTTGATCCCTTCCTGATTCATTCCAAAGCTGATAAACATTTTATCAAAAACACCGGTAAGGACGCGGAGATGCCCGACAATAATCAGCGCCAAAGAAACATGAAATAACCAGGCTGTGGCCCAGAAAAATTTATCGCCTTTAAACAAACCGGGAAATAAGAACGACTCTTTTATGACACCCATAAATAA containing:
- a CDS encoding respiratory nitrate reductase subunit gamma, translating into MGVIKESFLFPGLFKGDKFFWATAWLFHVSLALIIVGHLRVLTGVFDKMFISFGMNQEGINTMSSVSGGIAGIVIMLAAFILILRRMSSIRVREISLPSDYLALIFVLAILITGNLMRFGAHFDLELTRVYFSGIFSLSATEATIPQNAMFLVHFFLVQILVIYIPFSKILHFGGIFFTQTLIQKS